GTGCTGGTTTGCTTCCCCAGACATTCAACTATAGTAAATTATTTgcaatgctggaaaaaaaaaaaaaaaaaaaagattggctACAGAAAACCATCAAGGACTTCTTATTTTTtggcaaaacaaaattaatcattttaaacataAGGACCACATACCCGACCTTTCAATATACATTTTGAAATCAAAAGGTAATTAATAAAACTGCAGCTGATTATGGCCTTCTATctgcaaatgcatttttttggaTTATGATTAAATCATACTTGGCATTGCCATTGCTTCATATTGTAGCACAGGCCCCCCCCCCAATACTGTGTGatatgtatgtactgtatgaTAAGGATTACAGTAAGgtttaaaaatcagtttgacATGAAAAGCTCAGGAACCATGGTTCCTATGATACACTATATTTATCCTTCCATCATATCAGTGTGTTTGATCTGTATCTAAAGTGAATGCTGTCCAGCGACCATGTCCCTGCTGGAGCTTAATGGAGCTTCCATGGATGTCATATACTGTTCAAGACCCAGAGAAAAAGCCAAGGTGGATGCCTGTGGCTGGAGTGGCAACCCATGCTGTGAAAGAAGAGTGTCTATGCGAGGGACAAGAGAGGTCAAAGGGCAGTCTGAGGAGGTGTACTTGGCTAACACCTGCAGCTGCTCTGGTTGTAGatttgcttcactgcagacCTTCTGGCATAAAGCAGAAACATTGTGACATGTTTTCAGCTTTAGCTGGCTTAACTGGCTCTTCTCCACGATcagtttctccctctctgtcttctGTGATGCacacatgaaaaacacacaatctgTTTGAGCATGACTGCAAGCAAGGAGTGTTTTTATGAGAAATTTACTGGttggaacaaaaaaacaaacaaacaaaaacttaccAGCTTGTTGATTTCACACTGCAGATTGTAAATGCAATCTAGTTTTCTCTTGCGGCAACGTTGAGCTGCAAGGCGGTTTTTGCTGCGTCGTCTCATATCATGGACAAAGTCCAGCTGTTCACGTGTAAAGACATGTTGCTTCAGCAGTAGCTGGAAGTCATTCCGGCTCAGATCCACTATCCAGTCTACGGAGAATGGCAACTGCACCTGAGGAAacccagcagaaaaaaaaaatatatagaaaggGTTATGTGCCAATTTCTTCATCAAGGAAAGTGTATTCCCTtatcacatatttttaaatctttatgtaACATCACAACACAAGGACTGTGACTGTGTGTCTTACGAACAGACTTagataaataaacaaagaaaactgccACTTAGATAACATGCAAGTATGGCACCAGCCTCAAAGAAGCAGGCTGGTACAGAAAAAATCTGTTTCTTTATCCAACATAAGAAATATGCAAGTAACAAATGATTACTCTCAGTGTGTATTTCTTATGTCTATACACATCTCTGCTTATCAAATCTCAACATAATTTAAATCAGTTACTTTGATTTCATTCAAAAATCCTGGCGGGCCTTGCTGTAAATGCtgacaggggaaaaaacaaatgaagtaaAAAAGGAGTTTGAACAGTTACATTTTTACCAAGGTGTTAATTGTTAACTCTAAAACCCTGCTGCTGCTACAGTGCGACAGGAAACACACACTCGCCAGTTTATTGGAACAGTATAACTCTTGTATTGTTTTATCTGGtgtaaataaaagctttttttttctctaaaatgaCCTTAGCTTTGTCTGCACACTCACTGCCTTATCTGTACTTTCGGTCCAATGCAAATGGTCAGCCTGGACATGAGAGCTTCCTCACACTTGTTGTTTGACTCATAGTCATTACCAACTCAACAGGCTGAGCTGTGAAGTTAAGCTGAACTGGACTCTGAACCAGTTAGCCAGACACATACACACGGTCATAATGCACACAGGTGCAAGTGAACACATCAACTCATCTGGGTGAATATTTAACTAGGCACCACAGACGCTCTCCTTTCTTTTGCCTGAATGCAAATTTACATATGAtaaaaagtgccaaaaactcgTATCTATAACAAGCACTGCAAAGTCATCCACGGGAAGGGCGGTGATGCTTCTCGAGGCAGTGCGATTTCCGAACAATGAGAACTTCAGAAGTTATCTGGACTAATGAGAACAGAGCTGATTCACTTTAATATTCTCACCTGCCTGGCCCTCTCTCTTGTGGAGGACTCACTGtcttcttctgtttctgtctcagagTCTCCGTCCTCCCCTGAGTTAAAGGACGATACACCTGACTGAGATGTCCCCTCACACTCTGACAGCCCTTCTCCTTTCCATAAACACTTCCTTTGGTCCAGATCCTGGAAAAGGGgacagtttgtttttgcagaGGTGAAGGTGGTGTGATGTTTGAGCCACTCTAAAGATGTGCTCTGAAGGTATCGGCTCCCTGTATTGGTGGAACATCCTGCCTTGGGGTCCTGAAGGTTGAGCCGAGAGGAGCATATATCAGAGCCCAGCTGCATTGCCAGGCTCTCAGCCACTTCCTTCTCCACAGTGGTATTATTTACTGGCAAAGCTACTCTGCCATTGTtgcctcctccttttctttcttcttgaaaGGTATGACCTGCCCTCTTCCCCTCCGCTTCTACCTTTTCCTCTGCCCTTTGTTGACTGGAAACTGGCCCTAGTACAATAGGGTCTCTTGCTTCTTCATTGTCCGTAGAAAACCCTTCCTGCCCCATTGATCTACAGATTACTGGACCCTCATTCACGGCCCTCAGAGGGCGACAGTGCAGTATTAAACCTGATGACCTCTCAGTCAGCACCGCGCTTGACTCTGAGGAGTCTGCCTTGACACTGGATATGTCTGAGGAGGTGATTACACTACTACCCTCTAGCCCTTCATCCATTTTAATATCATTCTCTCCTGCTTTCTCACTCCATTTGCCCCCTCTTTCATTTGTGTCCTTCTTAACCATAACAGCTATCGCTCTGCCCATGCAGTTCTCTCTCCTCACATCATGCATTCGAATTTTCCATTGCTCATCAGCCCCTTCTGTACTCTGTCTGCAGGCACTTGAGGCTGAATTTCCAAGGATTTCAGCCTCAGTTTCATTCTTACTCTTTGCGCTACTGGAGCATGGCAAGTCGGAGATGGCACAGTTATCCCTGATCCCTCCTGCTTTGGCCAGACTCTTCTCTGTGACACAAGTGTCCTTCCCACAAGCTAGCTGGAACTTGCGATACTTTGGACACTGCATAAAACTGTCATTTGTCCCCTCAGCTACTAACGCAATAGTGTCTGTACTGTTCTGACTTCCCATTTTGTTGTTCACTGATTTGTTACAGTCCCAAACCACTTCCTGGTGGCATGATGAGTCAGCAACTGGTTGTACTTCTTTTTCATCCAACAATACATCGTCAGAGTCTGTGGTGCTGTTTTCCTCTGAAGGCGGCTTCTCACACTTCTCCTTACAGCAAGCCTTTTCCTTGAATGATGGAGAGCCTTTGGTAGTGGAGAGGAACTTAGGGAGCAGAAAATCAAAGCATCCCCCATCCAGGTCTCTGAAGCCAAGAACGGCAGCTGAGTTTCGTATTTCTAAGATGTTGTCTTTTCCAAAGTGTAGTTTGGACGTGTAGGCAAACTTCAACAAGGGTTCAAAGCCAGCAACTGTCACCTGTAAAAgagggtaaatgtaaaacaaaaacaaacaaacaaacaaaaaaaaaaccatgagcACGTTCTAATTCTGTGCTTCCTGTAAGAGGAGATAATGAGGGGAAGCCACTGTAGACCCACACGTGAAAATAGATCTGATTTATGCTAACTAAATAAGTTTTGGGAAATAAAGCAGAGGATTTACTCGCTCAGTGAGAAGTACATGTGACTGAAACTTTAGTTGCCATGGTTGCCATGatacaaaaggacaaaaaatatCAATCTatgaaaactaaataaaaaaaaaaagtgttattgtGATGTCTATATCTATGCCTCTACAGCTAAAATCTATCTATAATCTCTGACACAGAGATTACATGCTGACGTTTAAATgtcagtctaaaaaaaaaaaaaaaaaaatccccaaccTATGCAACAGCAACACTCGCTGAGGAAATGGGCCTTatagtcaccttttttcacttCACTTTCAGACATTTTTGTTATCGTGGGCATGTGTGCAGtcatttctgtctctgtggCGTCACGACGTGATTTCTCACCTCTCGGGGCAGAGTGATAACTGCTCCGTGCTGCGTGAAGGAAGAGATACTCTGCGTGAAGTACTCGCTACACGAAGCGAGCACTGAGCGGTGGGCTCTGAAACTCTGGCCCTCCACCACCACTGTGACATCGCACAACACGTCCCGGCTCCGCTGCTCGTCCAGGCAGCGCAGCACATGTGAGGAATGCACAGTGgactcaaatgtaaacacagaCGACCGGGGGGCAGACATGGCCACCGGAGATATCTGTATATACACCAAACACGCAAACTGCCTCTGTTAAAGTTAAACAAATGCCCTCTGTCACGACATTATATACTTTAAAAATGGTactttatatatacatataaaacaacaacaaaaacatgcctACCTTACAAAGCTGAATTTGGATTGTATTTCCAGGTTTGTTTAGGGTGTTAAAGAAAGTCCCAGCTGCTGAGCACACATGGTTATTTCTAAATGGAATGCTGTCTAACCAGGCTACGTTTCCCAGAAAGCCTTATCTCAACTCGGCTACAAACTAAAAACTGCGCTTGACTCAGTCATATGGCCTGTGTGTGAGTATGCGAGAGGGAGGGAGGCAtagtgggagtgtgtgtgtgtctgtgtctagtgtatgtgtgttgtaACAACCCTGGGTGTAACAGAGCAGCGCTGACTCATGCACTCTTGCTGATAAAGGATGAGCAAGCAGTTTCCCCCTCCTTACCAAATCCCACCCTCGGATCTGTTTGGTAAACTAACAGCTTTTCCGAGAAAATCCCTTTAAACGTGTACCTTGAACGCACAGTTCACAGATTAAGGTGCATGCCAGGGAGTGAGCCTCGTGTTTAAACAGgatattgttttctgtgtgtatcTTTGGATTGAAGGTTACCTGGAGTTACTCAAGTATTTGCAGTATTTGAGTTATGAgaaataactgcattaaaaaaaaacaaaaaaaaaacgaagcATAGGGACACACAACACTTGCTcccaaaaggaggaggaggggctaATCTGAAGGTTAATATTTCCCAGCAGATCCATATTGTTTCATatgctgcttttaaaaatgttttccaaatGTTTCTGTGGGCTCAGTGCAAATCttctgtgcatgcatgtgtggcaGGAAGAGGGACCGAAATCCTTTGCTGGCAGAGGAACAAAAATGTAACAGTTGTCACAGCTGTACCTATTGCATTGCACTTCATTTCATTCTTGAAGTTACATGGTTCTAATTTAAGCTTTAATACACCGACTGTGTTTACACTTCACTTGTTGGGTGTTTTTATGAATGATTTGAAATCTATTTTTGAAAGTTTTATTGcatgctttgtgttttggtgTGGGATACTCTGTAACCTTGTCCTACAGGAGTGACTTTTtctagaaacacacacacacatcaatttCTATAAATCATTTATTTGGTTGGTTACCCCCCCCTTCCCAATTAGTTTCGGTTCATAATTTTCACCCAGTTGTCTGTGTTCCACCTCCTCACCAGTGGGGCCCACTGAGAACTAGAATAGTGAGATTATTGCCTTTGATGGTGAGGATACTACTCTGCAGAGCAGCTACAACAGTGTAAAATTGCACAGTGCTGTTACTAATATCACATGATTTGGAGAAAAGGAGAAGCCCGTCAGGAGCCAAACTAGCCAATTAGGTGACAGTTTCATAACTCTTGAATGATCTAATCTTGagattaaaaagcaaaaaaagcaaaaaaacaatctAGTTCTCCTTTCTGTGTAATCACTATGGacataagccaaaaaaaaaaaacccaaaacaaaacacaacactggcttggagaaatgaaaataaggaaCTGATGCTggtgtcaaaataaaatgcattttatttgtatgaGGACAATAACCAACAGTTTATCATGCTGTATATTTCACCTTCTACACTTCAtacactatttaaaaaaaaaaaaaaaaatgtacaactCTTACAGTGTTGTGTTGCAACATATATACTGTGAAATGGATAATCACCCATTATCTTTCTGTTCCTCACAAATGGTTATAATTTCCAGATCCCTGACACTGTGTTAAACACTCATCGGTGCGCTGGGtgcaggagagagggagaggagactAAGCACTccttaaaataaaacacttggaCCACATCATACCACCTTTGGCTTCCTCAGCAGACCTCAGGTAAAACATTTGAGTCTCCACCGGACCTAAGACAGATATCAGATTCACAGCAGCTGACGTAGTATGAATGTACTGATTTTTAGATATTCCACTAGCACCCAGGAAGGTTCTGCATGATCGCATGAAGACAAAGCAGTACCCAGATAACTGACAGTGTGTCATAGCTTGGGAGAATCACTAAAACAACTTGATAACCGCATGTCTGTGGTTCAAGCAAATGACTCAGGCATGAATATAAACAACAGCTTTCTGTGTAATTAGCTGATTCATAGAATGTGGTTGAGTAAAATGAGCACTAGCCGAGCTTTAGTTCCTGGCCTAGTGTCAGCTTGAAGTCTGGTGGTCTTAGGTTCTGTGGAGATCAGAGGTCACGAGGAGTCTTGCCTTGTTCGATTGTTTAGGCAGAGCCTTTCCAGCTGCTTGGCACGCTCCTTGTGGACAGTCACCAAGGTGCGGTTCTCCTCTGTCAGACGCCGAAACTCCTCCTCCAAACGGGCAATCTCCATGGCAACCTTCTCATCCTCCACCAGCTCTGCCAGCAACTTGCGCCTAAATGAATGAGTGGGAAGGTTTTTAACAGCCAGTTATTGATGTCCCAGAATAAACCTGGTTTGTGGCAGGGAAATACCCACGAAAGGTTCCCAGTTCAAGGAAAAGTCAGATTTCTCAAATTCATGCACATGAGAATTTTAGAGTGCTCAGTTGTTTGGTTTCTCGAATGTGGGGGGGGaccaaaataaacacagaaacaatgcAAACTCAcaggaagaggggggggggggggggggcactcatACACTagaataaataactaaaacatTTGGTAGAACTAAATGCAGTGTAATATTGATGACATTTGGCACATGTATGGAAATACAGACTGCAGATGCTTGGTATCAATGTAGATTACAAAGTATGTTGTACGACCCAAGCCTTACAGTATGTGCAGCAGAGTTTCACCAAAGGTCACAGATCTCTGTGCGCCCGGGTGCGCTGTCATTAGCTCCCTGAAAAGATGAGACTTTATGGTTAAGGTGGGATTGAAATGGactgaaattaaaatacacTTTTTAACAGTGACTGTTTAATAACTTGAGGGCTACACTTTTCCAAAGAAGGTCCTGATTTCAGGAGTAATGATGCATTCAAAACTCAAATATTTCACTGACCACTTGCAAAAGTTATTCCCGTCCTTGTGGGTTGTATGTGAATGGCACAAGAATAActtaacaaagcaaacaaagctgCCTGACCTGAAACTCTCTACTGCAGGTTCAGGCGGAATGACTTGACTTCCcctggcaaaaaaaagaaaagaaaaaaggaacagCCTTTGGACTTTGAAAGGCATTGTCAGCACTACCACATGGACAATGTGTAATGGCTTTACGTCTCAGGGTTTGCGAGTGTTGTTTTACAGATGCTGTGTGTTACGTTACAGAACggcaaaacaaaagcagaaaaaggaaaagaaaactggCATGTGTTATCCCGAATATGTATTGTGTGGAGTTTTAATGGTATAATTATGAAAGAATTAATGTTTGTCCCAATATTAAGAGAGAAGCAGCTTTGGACTGCAAGTTGTTGAAATGATGGTAGTGGAGAAACTCTGGTTAACACTCGGGTCTTGGATCACACTCGAAACCAGGTTTGATTTATTTCCTGAAAGATCACACGTGTGAGcggcaaacaaaagaaactggcTGAAAGTATGATGTAAGTGTGAAAGTATGCAAGTATGATGAAAGTATGTACGCCCAATCTCTATTTTCAGTATTTACACATTTCCATGGAATAAATCAGGTAATTTGATCTCAGTTGGTGAGCAAAACGGTGGGATTATGGTCACTGCAgtttcataaaataaaacaaaatgtgggacatgtttgcatttttactGGGTAGCTTCATCTAAACTGTGAGGTGAggtgtaattatgtgtttttaaaagtgctgcaCAAATAAAGTCATTATTAAAACATCCATTTGTCTTCTCTGTGCACCGAAGTTTAATAAGATTGGGGGAAACAAATatagagaaaagaaaacaacatgtcATTCGCTGCCAGTTTGTCAGCTACTCAGTGGTGATATTTCTTGCGTAATCTGTTGTGTCATGATTTCAACacaatgaaaaaatatcaaaggACTTCTCAAAATGCTTGAATTTCACTTTGACCAATTTATGAACTTTATTAAATCCACCTGCATCAAGGAAACTGAACTTGAAGATCATCTAGAAACTGGAAGGTAAATGAACTGTGAATTATTTGAAACCTGTGTGTGCTTGTCTGACAGTGACTAAAAGTAGCAATGCATCCTGGAAAATCCCTCCCCACTGTGTTAAAGAGCTGTTCCTGTCATCATCCTTGCAACACTTCACTGTATGtctcaagcccccccccccttctttgtGCACTTCCTCATAAAGGAAGTGGCAAAACATTCATTGTACGACGCATTTCTCTTAACATTCAGAATAGAGAATAAGCATATCCTCCTTTCTGTGAAAACATGTTCAACATAACTGTTGATGAGGAGTTTCAAAATCAGTAAAATCTTACCTACACTCTAAACGCTACGTCCTCACTTAATCAGCACCTTTAACTTCATTTGTAATAGTTTTCGAAGAGACACATATTGAATGCTCACATACTGAGGAACACAGTTGTGAATACTTCAAACTGTTGATTCGTAATTTGTACTTGCTTTTTCAGAATGTTACACTCATGCAGTGGCGAGACTCCCGGGAGTGTTAATGTTTGAATTCAACCCCCATGAGTAGTGTTACGCGTATTATTTCAGTTGTGTTTAGATTTGGATTTTTTGTGGATGTGTGATGTGGTTTTCAGTGTCTGTGGACATTGCAAAGGTT
The window above is part of the Archocentrus centrarchus isolate MPI-CPG fArcCen1 chromosome 14, fArcCen1, whole genome shotgun sequence genome. Proteins encoded here:
- the bach1b gene encoding transcription regulator protein BACH1b; translated protein: MKCNAIAWLDSIPFRNNHVCSAAGTFFNTLNKPGNTIQIQLCKISPVAMSAPRSSVFTFESTVHSSHVLRCLDEQRSRDVLCDVTVVVEGQSFRAHRSVLASCSEYFTQSISSFTQHGAVITLPREVTVAGFEPLLKFAYTSKLHFGKDNILEIRNSAAVLGFRDLDGGCFDFLLPKFLSTTKGSPSFKEKACCKEKCEKPPSEENSTTDSDDVLLDEKEVQPVADSSCHQEVVWDCNKSVNNKMGSQNSTDTIALVAEGTNDSFMQCPKYRKFQLACGKDTCVTEKSLAKAGGIRDNCAISDLPCSSSAKSKNETEAEILGNSASSACRQSTEGADEQWKIRMHDVRRENCMGRAIAVMVKKDTNERGGKWSEKAGENDIKMDEGLEGSSVITSSDISSVKADSSESSAVLTERSSGLILHCRPLRAVNEGPVICRSMGQEGFSTDNEEARDPIVLGPVSSQQRAEEKVEAEGKRAGHTFQEERKGGGNNGRVALPVNNTTVEKEVAESLAMQLGSDICSSRLNLQDPKAGCSTNTGSRYLQSTSLEWLKHHTTFTSAKTNCPLFQDLDQRKCLWKGEGLSECEGTSQSGVSSFNSGEDGDSETETEEDSESSTRERARQVQLPFSVDWIVDLSRNDFQLLLKQHVFTREQLDFVHDMRRRSKNRLAAQRCRKRKLDCIYNLQCEINKLKTEREKLIVEKSQLSQLKLKTCHNVSALCQKVCSEANLQPEQLQVLAKYTSSDCPLTSLVPRIDTLLSQHGLPLQPQASTLAFSLGLEQYMTSMEAPLSSSRDMVAGQHSL